A region from the Candidatus Thiothrix putei genome encodes:
- a CDS encoding transposase family protein yields MLKIEQLSLSDFASRSEENRQISARRVVVEHIISGIKRCRCLKDVYRNLKDDFDDQIMEIACGLHNLRNSMRNPIY; encoded by the coding sequence ATGCTGAAAATTGAGCAACTCAGTTTGTCGGATTTTGCAAGTCGCTCAGAAGAAAACCGTCAAATTTCTGCCCGCAGGGTAGTCGTTGAACATATCATCAGTGGTATTAAACGCTGCCGATGCCTGAAAGATGTGTACCGTAATTTAAAAGATGACTTTGATGACCAGATTATGGAAATTGCTTGCGGACTACACAACCTGAGAAACTCCATGCGAAATCCAATCTATTGA
- a CDS encoding ATP-binding protein, whose translation MNIATLESLKAAFKVAHSAELAKVIVLGLIAHEDENVGDYVPYLTKETLSPDEKETIVHFLLDHGHREAALGLLDVSAVSTSGGDQRPKLRVVEKDNVVDITELNKYREKTTRFSDVVGLNHIKQQIHKKIILPFHKPSLFQRFKKKVGGGVLLFGPPGCGKTLLARATAGECNASFYNIEISDVLDMYIGESEQKLHAIFEKARNDTPCVLFFDELEALAGKREYNKGNASNIVSQFLTELDGFSQNNDGVLVLASTNVPWSIDPAFLRPGRFDRMFFVPPPDREAREAILRYYLHSKPVEGTIDYATLAAKTGGFSGADLENLVDRAIDEAIDETIESATDVNISQSHLKTALSDCRSTTQEWLTTARNYARYANDGGRYDDVLEFLKKHGK comes from the coding sequence GTGAATATCGCAACGTTGGAAAGCCTGAAAGCCGCATTCAAAGTCGCCCACTCTGCTGAGCTGGCCAAAGTCATTGTCTTGGGTTTAATCGCTCATGAGGATGAGAATGTCGGTGACTATGTACCCTATCTCACCAAAGAAACGCTTTCGCCGGATGAAAAAGAAACCATTGTCCACTTTCTGCTGGATCATGGTCACAGGGAGGCCGCGCTGGGCTTGCTGGATGTTTCTGCCGTTTCCACTTCTGGTGGTGATCAGCGCCCCAAACTCCGCGTGGTAGAAAAAGACAATGTGGTGGACATTACTGAGCTGAACAAATACCGTGAAAAAACCACCCGCTTCAGCGATGTAGTCGGCTTAAACCACATCAAGCAGCAGATTCACAAAAAGATCATTCTACCCTTTCATAAGCCCAGCCTTTTTCAGCGTTTCAAGAAAAAAGTCGGCGGTGGTGTCCTGCTATTTGGGCCACCGGGTTGCGGTAAAACCTTGTTGGCACGTGCCACCGCTGGTGAATGCAATGCCAGCTTCTACAATATCGAAATTTCCGATGTACTCGATATGTACATTGGGGAGTCTGAACAGAAGTTACACGCCATTTTTGAGAAAGCACGTAACGACACCCCCTGTGTCCTGTTTTTTGATGAGCTGGAAGCACTGGCAGGCAAGCGTGAATACAACAAGGGTAATGCCAGTAACATTGTCAGCCAGTTTCTGACCGAACTTGACGGCTTTTCACAAAATAATGACGGGGTGCTGGTGCTGGCTTCCACCAATGTCCCTTGGTCTATTGATCCCGCTTTCTTGCGTCCCGGTCGTTTTGACCGCATGTTTTTCGTACCACCCCCAGACCGGGAAGCACGCGAGGCCATTCTCAGGTACTACCTGCATAGCAAACCGGTGGAAGGCACGATTGACTATGCGACGCTGGCAGCCAAAACCGGCGGATTTTCGGGTGCTGATCTGGAAAATCTGGTGGATAGAGCCATCGACGAAGCCATTGATGAAACCATCGAGTCTGCCACTGATGTCAATATTTCCCAATCACACCTCAAGACAGCCCTGAGTGACTGCCGTTCCACGACGCAGGAATGGCTGACCACTGCCAGAAATTATGCCCGCTATGCCAATGACGGTGGGCGTTATGACGATGTTTTGGAGTTTTTGAAAAAACATGGCAAATAA
- a CDS encoding transposase encodes MNSTERALIAQRWSLLQIEILPCFNDAFGTLTPKLEKLIHVLELTRIEDFVRSFRDGSGRPATERSWFANAFVAKSVLNIVNTRALIDRLQNDRSLRRICGFPLTKKLPSESTFSRAFAEFAEQRLAERVHETLVKTYLGDALIGHLCRDSTAIEARERPVAEEKPKKKQGQTRIQRQREQSLQQALDEIPVQCNRGTKKNAQGYKHSWNGYKLHIDTADCGVPIAAILSSASFHDSGAAIPLSQISAQRVTSLYDLMDAAYCSADLHEYSRHLGHVPLIDHNPRGGQKEAFEPADAERYKIRSTVERTNARLKDEFGGRNVWVQGAQKVYSHLMFGILVLSADQLMRVLL; translated from the coding sequence ATGAATTCTACCGAACGCGCCCTGATTGCACAACGCTGGAGTTTGCTGCAAATTGAAATACTGCCTTGCTTCAATGATGCCTTTGGCACATTGACCCCCAAGCTTGAAAAGCTCATTCACGTACTGGAGCTGACGCGCATTGAAGATTTTGTGCGCTCTTTTCGTGATGGGTCTGGACGGCCAGCGACGGAGCGATCTTGGTTTGCCAATGCTTTTGTCGCCAAAAGCGTGCTCAATATTGTCAATACGCGAGCACTCATTGACCGGCTGCAAAACGATCGCTCCCTGCGACGCATCTGCGGGTTTCCCCTGACCAAGAAACTGCCTTCCGAATCCACCTTTTCACGTGCCTTCGCTGAATTTGCTGAACAGCGTTTAGCGGAACGTGTGCATGAAACGTTGGTGAAAACGTATTTGGGCGATGCGCTGATCGGCCACCTGTGTCGGGATTCAACAGCCATTGAGGCACGTGAACGGCCTGTTGCCGAGGAAAAGCCAAAGAAAAAACAAGGGCAAACACGGATTCAGCGCCAACGGGAACAGTCACTTCAGCAAGCACTCGATGAGATACCGGTTCAGTGTAACCGGGGGACGAAGAAGAATGCCCAAGGCTACAAGCACAGTTGGAACGGCTACAAACTGCATATCGATACCGCCGATTGTGGTGTCCCGATAGCAGCCATTCTGTCTTCCGCCTCCTTTCACGACAGCGGGGCAGCCATCCCACTCTCTCAAATCAGTGCCCAACGTGTCACCAGTCTCTACGACCTGATGGATGCGGCCTATTGCAGTGCTGATTTGCACGAATACAGCCGTCATCTGGGGCATGTCCCTCTGATTGATCACAATCCTCGCGGCGGACAGAAAGAAGCGTTTGAACCTGCTGATGCCGAGCGTTACAAAATTCGCAGCACCGTAGAACGAACCAATGCCCGCCTGAAGGATGAATTTGGTGGTCGGAATGTGTGGGTGCAAGGTGCGCAAAAAGTTTACAGCCACTTGATGTTTGGGATTTTGGTGTTGAGTGCTGATCAACTGATGCGTGTCTTGTTATAA
- a CDS encoding tetratricopeptide repeat protein: protein MKRQTIMTALLRWVRAAPPLHAQTAGDEWERLNQESEDLLDAEKYERGVVVAKKALEIAEKNVGADHPDVATSLDNLAGLYDAEGEYVEAEVLYQRSLAIREKALGADHPDVEVSLNNLEEVYRKQGYDENNYERVDSFYQRSQEIREKALEIREKALGADHPDVAMSLNNLAALYETQGEYEEAEPLYQRSLAIREKALGADHPDVAMSLKDLAEVYRKQGEYAQAELLLKRSLVIRETALGADHPDVARNLKDLAFIYYMQGEYAQAKPVYQRALAIREKVLGVDHPDVATSLKDLGGLYKAQGEYLQAEPFYQRSLAIREKVFGADHPDVATSRGNLVELYRAQARSARASQAALQTLDGDREKALGAAHPDVGGA, encoded by the coding sequence TTGAAACGTCAAACCATCATGACAGCCTTATTGCGATGGGTGCGAGCCGCCCCGCCATTACACGCACAAACCGCCGGTGACGAATGGGAGCGTCTCAATCAAGAGAGCGAGGATCTTCTTGATGCGGAGAAGTACGAACGCGGCGTTGTTGTCGCCAAGAAGGCTCTGGAAATAGCTGAGAAAAATGTCGGTGCGGATCATCCCGACGTGGCGACGAGCCTGGACAACCTAGCGGGACTCTACGATGCGGAAGGTGAGTACGTGGAAGCGGAGGTGCTCTACCAGCGTTCGCTGGCGATTAGGGAAAAGGCACTCGGCGCGGATCATCCCGACGTGGAGGTGAGTCTGAACAACCTAGAGGAAGTCTATAGAAAGCAAGGGTACGACGAAAACAACTACGAGCGAGTGGATTCGTTCTACCAGCGTTCGCAGGAGATTAGGGAGAAAGCGCTGGAGATTAGGGAGAAGGCACTCGGTGCGGATCATCCCGACGTGGCGATGAGCCTGAACAACCTAGCAGCACTCTACGAAACGCAAGGTGAGTACGAGGAAGCGGAGCCGCTCTACCAGCGTTCGCTGGCGATTAGGGAGAAGGCACTCGGCGCGGATCATCCCGACGTGGCGATGAGCCTGAAAGACCTGGCGGAAGTCTATAGAAAACAAGGTGAGTACGCGCAAGCGGAGCTGCTCCTCAAGCGTTCGCTGGTGATCAGGGAGACGGCACTCGGTGCGGATCATCCTGACGTGGCGAGGAACCTGAAAGATCTGGCATTTATCTACTATATGCAAGGTGAGTACGCGCAAGCGAAGCCGGTCTACCAGCGAGCACTGGCGATCAGGGAGAAGGTACTTGGTGTGGATCATCCTGACGTGGCGACGAGCCTGAAAGACTTGGGGGGACTCTACAAAGCGCAAGGTGAGTATTTGCAAGCGGAGCCGTTCTACCAGCGTTCGCTGGCGATTAGGGAGAAGGTATTTGGTGCGGATCATCCCGACGTGGCGACGAGCCGGGGCAATCTGGTGGAACTTTACAGAGCGCAAGCAAGGTCAGCACGCGCAAGCCAAGCCGCTCTTCAAACGCTCGATGGCGATAGGGAGAAAGCACTCGGCGCGGCTCATCCCGACGTAGGAGGAGCCTGA
- a CDS encoding transposase: MLVDLYQSLHHFKSEFSRQRAWLLFCAIILSFLAATEMSGVTSMCRYWLSDERGYHRLLHFFRAGSYHPERLRASWQRWVLSHAPLVEVAGRLVVLGDHTHVVKDGGRMPGVVSLRETSETQSKPDYFRGQCWGAVGLLVGSLSACFCLPLSLQIHQGFRHLGEEDANDPTLKLGTRVVQMALSFAQVNDRPVWLVLDAFFATASVFRLARSVWSVALQQPLVQVITRAKKNYVAYFPAPPKPPGRRGRQRQYGMKLVLWEAFDHADFFREVTLCIYGKEESVRLMSHTLWWKPLGQPLQFVWAVTSRGPILLMCSDLVLDAETILTLYCRRTRIETLFDALKNTMGAFRFHFWSRYLPRHSRRPTANRHLKAPQAQHLPTVVACWQAMETFVLCACIATGLLQLFSLKYHEGLWKQQVLYLRTRSRELPSENTVRQILAPLLARQLLRSPPKAFWWRINAAVNGDEDDDRQT, from the coding sequence ATGCTAGTTGATCTATACCAGAGCCTTCACCACTTTAAAAGTGAATTTTCGCGCCAGCGAGCATGGCTATTGTTTTGCGCCATCATCCTGAGCTTTTTAGCGGCGACCGAGATGAGCGGGGTCACGTCGATGTGCCGTTACTGGTTATCGGATGAACGGGGCTACCATCGGTTGCTCCATTTTTTTCGTGCCGGGTCTTACCATCCTGAGCGGTTACGGGCGAGCTGGCAGCGGTGGGTGTTGTCCCATGCGCCGCTGGTTGAGGTGGCGGGGCGTTTGGTGGTGCTGGGCGACCATACCCATGTGGTTAAGGATGGTGGGCGGATGCCGGGGGTCGTTTCCTTGCGGGAAACCTCGGAAACCCAAAGCAAACCGGACTATTTCCGGGGGCAGTGTTGGGGAGCCGTGGGGTTGTTGGTGGGGAGCCTGTCCGCCTGTTTCTGCCTGCCGCTGAGTTTGCAAATCCATCAGGGGTTTCGGCATTTGGGGGAAGAGGATGCTAACGACCCGACACTCAAACTGGGGACACGGGTGGTGCAGATGGCGTTGTCGTTTGCGCAGGTGAATGACCGCCCGGTGTGGCTGGTGCTGGATGCGTTCTTTGCCACGGCTTCGGTGTTCCGGCTGGCACGCTCGGTTTGGTCGGTGGCGTTACAACAACCACTGGTGCAGGTCATCACCCGCGCTAAAAAGAACTATGTGGCCTACTTCCCTGCGCCACCCAAACCGCCGGGAAGGCGTGGGCGGCAACGCCAGTACGGGATGAAGCTGGTGTTGTGGGAAGCCTTTGACCATGCTGATTTTTTCCGTGAAGTGACCCTGTGCATTTATGGCAAGGAGGAGTCGGTACGCCTGATGTCCCATACCCTGTGGTGGAAACCGTTAGGGCAGCCGCTGCAATTTGTCTGGGCAGTCACTTCCCGTGGCCCCATCCTGCTGATGTGTTCGGATTTGGTGCTGGACGCGGAAACCATCCTCACCCTGTACTGCCGACGCACCCGGATTGAAACCTTGTTTGATGCCCTGAAAAATACCATGGGCGCATTCCGCTTCCACTTCTGGAGCCGTTACCTGCCGCGCCATTCCCGGCGACCTACCGCCAATCGGCATCTCAAAGCCCCCCAAGCACAGCACCTCCCCACGGTGGTGGCCTGCTGGCAGGCAATGGAAACCTTTGTGTTGTGTGCCTGCATCGCCACCGGTTTGCTACAACTGTTTTCCCTCAAGTACCATGAGGGGCTTTGGAAGCAGCAGGTCTTGTATTTGCGCACCCGTTCCCGTGAATTGCCTTCCGAGAACACCGTGCGACAGATTTTAGCACCACTACTGGCACGGCAATTACTGCGCTCTCCCCCCAAAGCCTTCTGGTGGCGAATTAACGCGGCCGTCAACGGCGATGAGGACGATGATAGGCAAACATGA
- a CDS encoding SUMF1/EgtB/PvdO family nonheme iron enzyme has translation MAVDVCGIVLKRSRGVPYGVLTPGFNQSQLIAALGVPARLFPALKAKFKAKALTFIGVLIPLLLVLFLFWQRDAVDNWLTHWLDMPVPTEVGAAPVPVAVVDVPVMVSIPAGTGINAFQIGQYEVTFDEWDACAAENACVHAEDAGHGRGRHPVINVNYADIQQYLQWLNHKTGDQYRLPTAAEWEYAARGNSHTDYPWDKNTIRCEDANYDRDACGISGTTSVGVYPANRFGLYDTVGNVWEWVSDCWGACENPDLYVMRGGSYLLKEAEVKTVARGHILKHERRGSVGFRLAKSD, from the coding sequence GTGGCGGTTGATGTCTGCGGTATTGTCCTGAAAAGAAGCCGTGGTGTTCCTTACGGGGTGTTGACGCCCGGTTTTAACCAGTCGCAGCTTATTGCGGCATTGGGTGTACCAGCACGCTTGTTTCCTGCTCTGAAAGCCAAGTTTAAAGCTAAGGCACTTACTTTCATTGGTGTGTTGATACCGTTGTTGCTTGTCCTATTTCTGTTTTGGCAACGGGATGCTGTCGACAACTGGTTGACCCACTGGCTGGATATGCCAGTGCCAACAGAAGTGGGTGCAGCACCTGTACCTGTTGCAGTCGTTGATGTACCTGTCATGGTATCCATCCCCGCTGGCACTGGTATTAACGCTTTCCAGATAGGTCAATACGAAGTGACGTTTGACGAATGGGATGCGTGTGCAGCAGAGAATGCGTGTGTTCATGCGGAAGATGCTGGTCATGGACGTGGCAGACATCCCGTCATCAACGTTAATTACGCTGACATCCAACAGTATTTGCAATGGCTAAACCATAAAACAGGCGACCAATACCGTCTGCCCACAGCAGCGGAATGGGAATACGCCGCCCGTGGAAATAGCCACACAGATTACCCGTGGGATAAGAATACTATCCGTTGTGAGGATGCCAATTATGACCGCGATGCTTGCGGGATAAGTGGCACGACCTCTGTTGGTGTCTATCCGGCGAACCGCTTTGGGCTGTATGACACGGTGGGCAATGTCTGGGAATGGGTCTCGGATTGCTGGGGTGCTTGCGAAAACCCGGATCTGTACGTTATGCGGGGCGGTTCCTACCTGCTAAAGGAAGCAGAGGTAAAAACTGTTGCTCGTGGGCATATCTTGAAGCATGAACGCAGGGGCAGCGTGGGGTTCCGCCTTGCCAAAAGCGACTAA
- a CDS encoding transporter substrate-binding domain-containing protein, whose product MKYPTNAFQTFCGLLLLIVAWVNPVEARSPDEIKASGEIKIAISGVDLPPFGFKQAVEPVGIDPDLGKMLATSLGVKPTWVYYANLPDREKLLMDQTVDVVIGVYSISEKRLESVSFSQPYYKGGSCVMIRSADKNTLQNPTGLRNKRLVTAAGSIHQDIILSFVPGIKSLAYVDDITASYADLKAGNVDAVVYDKPILDYYVAKHSDFYVIQEALAPDEYGIGLNRGDKALLVYVNDFLDTVRSNGDIERLFTQYSTQETKLPDVTGYTAFTPYTVKPGDSLVKIAFNTYHDPSKWSLIHKANQTLIPVANLIHIGDILQLPTLADSNSLRSPLACQEKLQKLSAIKAGISPEAYQQREAEIVKECTQ is encoded by the coding sequence ATGAAATACCCAACAAACGCATTTCAGACCTTTTGCGGGCTACTGCTGCTCATCGTGGCGTGGGTTAACCCTGTCGAGGCGCGTAGTCCTGATGAAATCAAGGCCAGTGGCGAAATAAAAATTGCCATTAGTGGCGTGGATTTGCCACCTTTTGGTTTTAAACAGGCGGTTGAACCCGTTGGAATAGATCCTGATTTGGGAAAAATGTTGGCAACCTCCTTGGGAGTCAAGCCAACATGGGTGTATTACGCCAATCTGCCCGACAGGGAGAAACTGTTGATGGATCAAACCGTTGATGTGGTGATTGGGGTTTATTCCATCTCTGAAAAACGGCTGGAATCGGTGAGTTTTTCCCAGCCTTATTATAAGGGCGGCTCTTGCGTCATGATTCGGAGCGCGGACAAAAATACCCTTCAGAATCCTACCGGGCTACGCAATAAACGCCTGGTAACAGCGGCAGGCAGTATCCATCAGGACATTATTTTGTCATTTGTGCCGGGTATCAAATCACTGGCCTACGTCGATGACATTACCGCCAGCTATGCAGACCTGAAAGCGGGAAACGTGGATGCGGTGGTCTACGACAAGCCGATACTGGATTATTACGTTGCCAAGCACAGTGATTTTTACGTTATTCAGGAAGCACTTGCACCTGATGAATACGGTATTGGCCTTAATCGTGGTGACAAAGCATTGTTGGTTTATGTTAACGACTTTCTCGATACCGTGCGGAGCAATGGGGATATTGAACGGCTGTTTACCCAATATTCTACGCAAGAAACCAAGTTACCCGATGTGACAGGCTACACCGCATTTACGCCCTATACGGTGAAACCCGGTGACTCGCTGGTCAAAATTGCGTTTAACACTTACCACGACCCCAGCAAATGGTCGCTTATCCACAAGGCAAACCAAACGCTTATCCCTGTCGCCAACCTTATCCATATCGGTGATATTCTTCAGTTACCGACGTTGGCAGATTCAAACAGCCTCCGATCACCCCTTGCGTGTCAGGAGAAGCTGCAAAAATTAAGTGCAATAAAAGCGGGTATTTCCCCCGAAGCCTATCAGCAAAGGGAGGCTGAAATCGTCAAGGAATGCACTCAGTAA
- a CDS encoding tetratricopeptide repeat protein has translation MDDYRFEQAYRDYQNGRYPQAIDVLKELLTHDPNHAGYHGLLAASLLAQKRLYAAEYEIGIALQQEPHNPYLLLIKARITLFNNALTNAMACCDDALRINPELVDALLLKGDLYNLMDKREQQLSCIQQALALDPDSVKTLTAMGEYYHATGQMEQALATAQSALAASPENADANILMGNIQLARGNSEEASDHARFAILQNPESREALTLLSNIKARSNWFLGLWWRLNSKMSTLSNLQTGLVLIIAYLVFNLLSLILRDFGFVQVSRVVSFAWMALAIYSWVALPIYYKQLKKELEKFQFNRDY, from the coding sequence ATGGATGATTATCGGTTTGAACAAGCCTACCGTGACTACCAGAATGGGCGCTACCCGCAGGCAATTGACGTGTTGAAGGAATTACTGACGCATGATCCCAACCATGCAGGCTATCATGGCTTGCTGGCCGCCAGTTTGTTGGCACAAAAGCGCCTTTACGCAGCAGAGTACGAAATCGGCATTGCACTGCAACAGGAACCACACAATCCCTATTTGCTGCTCATCAAGGCGCGTATCACCCTCTTTAACAATGCACTGACCAACGCCATGGCGTGTTGTGACGATGCCTTGCGGATCAACCCTGAATTGGTGGATGCGCTATTGCTTAAAGGGGATTTGTACAACCTGATGGATAAGCGCGAACAGCAGTTATCCTGTATACAGCAGGCATTGGCGCTCGACCCGGACTCGGTAAAAACGCTCACCGCGATGGGGGAGTATTATCATGCAACCGGTCAGATGGAACAGGCGCTGGCAACAGCACAGTCCGCCTTGGCAGCTTCCCCGGAAAATGCCGATGCCAATATCCTGATGGGCAATATCCAGTTGGCTAGAGGCAATAGCGAAGAAGCGAGCGACCATGCCCGCTTTGCCATTCTCCAAAACCCAGAGTCCCGTGAAGCCCTGACCCTGCTCAGCAATATCAAAGCCCGCAGCAACTGGTTTCTGGGTCTGTGGTGGCGGCTTAATAGCAAAATGAGTACGCTAAGCAACCTACAAACTGGGCTGGTACTGATCATTGCTTATCTGGTATTCAACCTGCTATCCCTGATTCTAAGGGATTTTGGCTTCGTGCAGGTATCAAGAGTGGTTTCTTTTGCTTGGATGGCGTTGGCTATTTATTCTTGGGTTGCCTTACCGATTTATTACAAGCAACTGAAAAAAGAATTGGAAAAATTTCAATTTAACCGGGATTACTGA
- a CDS encoding lectin-like protein, whose amino-acid sequence MLTSNQKWLAVALALSSMGLSLNASAATTEKLKWSGNNHYYQQIEKRLTWFGAQDECKSFGGHLATPTSVAEQAFLNDNLLTTSDYFMSYALGGTDENNGTWRWITGEAWSFNVWSYSQPNSAAGRDYMKVFKSGGPSYEWHSVLGTETLSGYICEWSYENHISTATLPDVNGDGKQEIVSLYTDKTNTGFYARLKNASTGAAIGSNVSFGTTATAKPVAVAGLADFNGNGKPEIAVLSYNYATKKPTVTIKDSATGVTLNTSAFLTAGYEALDLSVMADTNGNGIEELSVMGSKAGVATVQIRDASTKALVKQFVM is encoded by the coding sequence ATGTTAACTTCAAATCAAAAATGGCTGGCTGTTGCTCTTGCGCTGTCCAGCATGGGGCTTTCGCTTAATGCTTCTGCGGCTACGACAGAAAAATTAAAGTGGTCTGGTAATAATCACTATTACCAGCAGATTGAGAAACGGTTGACCTGGTTTGGCGCTCAGGATGAGTGCAAGTCTTTTGGCGGGCATCTGGCAACCCCCACTTCCGTTGCTGAACAGGCATTCCTTAATGATAACCTACTGACTACTAGTGATTATTTTATGAGTTATGCGCTAGGGGGTACTGATGAGAACAATGGTACTTGGCGCTGGATCACGGGGGAGGCTTGGAGCTTTAACGTATGGAGCTATTCTCAACCTAATAGTGCAGCGGGACGGGATTATATGAAAGTCTTTAAGAGCGGTGGCCCCAGTTATGAGTGGCATAGCGTTTTGGGAACTGAAACATTATCTGGCTATATCTGCGAATGGAGTTATGAAAACCACATTAGCACCGCGACGCTTCCTGATGTCAACGGCGATGGCAAACAAGAGATTGTCAGCCTTTACACCGATAAAACCAATACCGGCTTTTATGCGCGGTTAAAAAACGCATCAACAGGTGCTGCCATTGGTAGTAATGTATCGTTTGGCACAACGGCGACAGCTAAGCCGGTAGCGGTTGCGGGTCTTGCAGACTTTAATGGCAATGGCAAACCCGAAATTGCGGTATTGAGCTACAACTACGCCACGAAAAAACCCACGGTGACTATCAAAGACAGTGCGACAGGGGTAACGCTCAATACCTCGGCTTTCTTGACGGCGGGTTATGAAGCCCTTGATCTCAGTGTGATGGCCGATACCAATGGCAACGGGATTGAAGAACTCAGTGTTATGGGTTCAAAAGCCGGTGTAGCGACTGTTCAAATCCGTGATGCCAGCACCAAAGCACTGGTGAAGCAGTTTGTCATGTAG
- a CDS encoding transposase yields MNSTERALIAQRWSLLQIEILPCFNDAFGTLTPKLEKLIHVLELTRIEDFVRSFRDGSGRPATERSWFANAFVAKSVLNIVNTRALIDRLQNDRSLRRICGFPLTKKLPSESTFSRAFAEFAEQRLAERVHETLVKTYLGDALIGHLCRDSTAIEARERPVSEEKPKKKQGQTRIQRQREQSLQQALDEIPVQCNRGTKKNAQGYKHSWNGYKLHIDTADCGVPIAAILSSASFHDSGAAIPLSQISAQRVTSLYDLMDAAYCSADLHEYSRHLGHVPLIDHNPRGGQKEAFEPADAERYKIRSTVERTNARLKDEFGGRNVWVQGAQKVYSHLMFGILVLSADQLMRVLL; encoded by the coding sequence ATGAATTCTACCGAACGCGCCCTGATTGCACAACGCTGGAGTTTGCTGCAAATTGAAATACTACCTTGCTTCAATGATGCCTTTGGCACATTGACCCCCAAGCTTGAAAAACTCATTCACGTACTGGAGCTGACGCGCATTGAAGATTTTGTGCGCTCTTTTCGTGATGGGTCTGGACGGCCAGCGACGGAGCGATCTTGGTTTGCCAATGCTTTTGTCGCCAAAAGCGTGCTCAATATTGTCAATACGCGAGCACTCATTGACCGGCTGCAAAACGATCGCTCCCTGCGACGCATCTGCGGGTTTCCCCTGACCAAGAAACTGCCTTCCGAATCCACCTTTTCACGTGCCTTCGCTGAATTTGCTGAACAGCGTTTAGCGGAACGTGTGCATGAAACGTTGGTGAAAACGTATTTGGGCGATGCGCTGATCGGTCACCTGTGTCGGGATTCAACAGCCATTGAGGCACGTGAACGGCCTGTTTCCGAGGAAAAGCCAAAGAAAAAACAAGGGCAAACACGGATTCAGCGCCAACGGGAACAGTCACTTCAGCAAGCACTCGATGAGATACCGGTTCAGTGTAACCGGGGGACGAAGAAGAATGCCCAAGGCTACAAGCACAGTTGGAACGGCTACAAACTGCATATCGATACCGCCGATTGTGGTGTCCCGATAGCAGCCATTCTGTCTTCCGCCTCGTTTCACGACAGCGGGGCGGCTATTCCACTGTCCCAAATCAGTGCCCAACGTGTCACCAGTCTCTACGACCTGATGGATGCAGCCTATTGCAGTGCTGATTTGCACGAATACAGCCGTCATCTGGGGCATGTCCCTCTGATTGATCACAATCCTCGCGGCGGACAGAAAGAAGCGTTTGAACCTGCTGATGCCGAGCGTTACAAAATTCGCAGCACCGTAGAACGAACCAATGCCCGCCTGAAGGATGAATTTGGTGGTCGGAATGTGTGGGTGCAAGGTGCGCAAAAAGTTTACAGCCACCTGATGTTTGGGATTTTGGTGTTGAGTGCTGATCAACTGATGCGTGTCTTGTTATAA
- a CDS encoding transposase family protein — MTEQSGESSAPWIMMSSANTIVVKKKAHTVKNNVIVGCADRHIKYLGDTHSGKKHDKKIADEEQTQLPEGSVILRDLGFKGADMGKGVTVIEPKKKPRNKCLTPQEKEEPLAKLHFQREPSFI; from the coding sequence TTGACGGAACAGAGCGGAGAATCCAGCGCCCCGTGGATAATGATGTCCAGCGCGAATACTATAGTGGTAAAAAAAAAAGCCCATACGGTTAAAAACAATGTCATCGTTGGCTGTGCTGACAGACATATCAAATACTTAGGGGATACTCACTCAGGCAAGAAGCATGACAAGAAAATTGCCGATGAGGAGCAGACCCAATTACCGGAGGGTTCTGTGATTTTACGTGATTTAGGCTTCAAGGGGGCTGACATGGGAAAAGGTGTCACCGTCATTGAGCCAAAAAAGAAGCCACGGAATAAATGTCTGACCCCACAAGAAAAAGAAGAGCCACTTGCAAAATTACATTTTCAGCGTGAACCTTCCTTCATCTGA